caatgtctagatagagtcTCATACCACTACCTATACTAAGCCAACTCCTTAAGTCATTCTAGTCAACGTTtgtttatttatcttttattttacatGAGTGAACATACACATTAACTGATATACACCATGttagctaaacatggaatccggtgtcatgaaaccccaaaTCGAAAAAGGTGGTCTActggccaaagtagaacctacatgacatagctttctaggtggatccactagctagtatcatATGGTTGCAACATAGTTctagaactaggagatgtattatAGACcaatagttccacattacatggcaacctcaatctcatgagaatcaTTGTGAACCTGCCATCCCCTAGGGAAGAGATatttctcatatctagttcatcggtgcttagcttaagtcccttttattgaaataacctttaatttttctttcataaaaattttatcataggtcatagaagATAATCTCCTTGTATAAAATAATCATGAGCTCTTTTAGATTATATGAGAATTGTCCTTTCATCCTAACCCTTCATACATGAGATTTTACATGGCATAATCATCttgtgtaaaaaataaaagagagtatCATATCTTGTAAAATCATATTCTTATCATAATCTCACAAGTTACATATTCATAGACCGCATATTCATATAGCTACATCACACATACTTTCATATCATAGCATCAACACTTGtaggctaacataaacatgTTAGAGTAATCAcaattttagaagacttacctcttgcttcCGAGAATCTTATTCATCATGcgatattcataataatacatagttaaatACTCAATGAAATATTCAAGAACAACCCATAAGATCATGTACAAAATCAATACATAGCATAGGAGAAGGTAAACGGGTCATTAAAGTGTTCATTCAAACCTTAAATTCTAACCCTAACATTTACATGTTATCACATCATGGAAACAATCATACGAAACCATCATATAGGTAATAACGTGCTTCACACTAAATTCAAGAATAATTAGCAGCATATACTCATTAATTCATGCGAATTTAGATATAGAAAACATttacttttcattgaaaaacCTAAATCTAGGGTTAGGAAGCAAAAccgttttgtagagtaaaaacactagaattgaagttcttgaaaacttatctttAAAGGACCTATTGGGGAAAAGAATACCAAGAGTTACAACCCATACCCTATAGATTAAGAATCCACGAAATCTTGATTGGAAATTTTGAAAccttcgtcttcttccttaagcttttctttttcttcaatggagtttggaaaaAGATAGCGTTCTTGAGAGATTAagaaaatttcttttgattcttATTTGGGACGTGTAATTGTGGTCTAAAACtgatctaaaataattatatagacTTCCCAAAACTTACCCTGAAGAACCTCCAGTTAAATTACCTAAAACGCCCCTCCTACATTGACTAGAATTAGAAGAACAGCTTTATTTAACCGAAATCTAGAAATTGCTTAGTGGTTTCGgttttgacaaattaaattaataaattaagttgctaatttaattaattacgtAACTTAGGGTAATTACTGAAGTACCCCTAaattgttaggaccataacaaaccctttggaccatcctaggttaggtactagaatgtttcttagttagttaccTGTCTAGTTAAAGGATTTCAtttgaccatttaaattaattaattaagtttctaatttaattaattaggtaacctattgcaattaataaagtacccctaagttgataggaccataaccaaccctttggaccatcctagattaggtactaggttgtctcttcgTTAGTTTCTTGTCTTAatgtcacccggttaggtcttaggtttTTGGGTtccttatttagttattttttgttggtcctaggttagttagttatttaGGGACATTATTTAGGACCTAGAATTCGTTAAGGAGCTTGGCCCCAGGTGATCCTACACGCCTGCCCCCTAACCACCATAATCAATTCGGTTGGGGCTTGTCTCTCGGCCGTgtagcacatgtgcttgcacatgtggtGCTTCTCATTTCTTGtccaaggaccctcactatatccttgggcagtgcttaatctacatggtcattttaaatggttatgttctatggtacctaggcttgacacttggattcCTTGTACCTAATCTGTGTAAGcgaagaaaataagaattacATAATTTTAGCTTAGTATCTTCATTGTAGGTACAACACCTAAACAAGCTTGGTTTGGAACATTTGGTCATTAAAGTATATGTTAATAcctagaaattggctaacaccctttaagccaatattctttAACATACCCAATATAtgtcaatattgggcattgggatgcctaagTACCCCAATACAaattcttaaaacctaataggctcttcactaaataaatacattttgtagaaatcatattttaagTGTTATTAAATAGATTAAGATCTATTATATGTAACGGAATTTCCgtagtgttacattatccctcccttaggaacattcgtccccgaatgacactaaaatcttttggaggGTAGGAAAAAGACTCAATACTAGAAGCATAAccaacacataacatatcattacACTAAGCACTCAATTCATGATGTACAAACATATAAGAGCTACATATTCATAACACACagtgaggaacttccttctcaaccTTATCATAAGCTCAAAATGCATCAAAGATTTACCATGCTATCAATTTTCTTTAGATAACAACAAAATAGcaaaatctcaagaaaacaTATGCATACAAGTTTCAAATAAGTGAATGAATAGAGTATGAAAACATCTCCTTAAAACTCTAATTGGTAccatcttttacaaaaacatgcttCTACTTAGTAAACAAGTTAAATTTTTCATTCTTGTGAAATTgggcatgaagtctttataatCCAACCTTTATTAGCTATGCCCATTCTTTTATCTTTATCACTAGCCTGAGTTATTTACTTCTTGTATATCTTATAGTAATCACATCATTTTAAGCAAGCCAATTTTCTAACCTTTGATTAGCCTATAAGAACAATTTAATGCTTAGTTTAGCCAAGCTATCATGTTGATTTGGCATAGAAGATTTATTAGCTAGATTTGattctcattattatttattcttggGAACATTGCATTCCCAACACTCACAACATACCTGTCATAACAGCGGGAGCGCtttcttgttcacccctagcctTGAGTGCATAAAAATAGTTCCTCTTTGGATCTTTAGAATTGGGACTGTTTGGTTGAGCTTGGATATTACCCTTACCTTGACTTCTCACATTAGTACAATCCTTCACTATATGGCCACCTTTGCCACAACCATAGCAACTATTAGTCTCAAAAAGACATTCTCTCTCATGTCTCTTACCACACTTACCACAACTTGGTCTTACTCTTGGTGGATCAATGTTCCCCCCTCTTGAGGTTTAGGATTAGAACCTCTATCATTTCCATTCTTTGAGAAATTTGAAGGAACTTGGTTTCAAAACCTCTTCTTAaacttaggcttgtcttgaacatCAAGCTTACTCTTAGAAGAACCACTTTCAAACGACTTTGCCTTCTTAACTTCCCTATTTCTCTTCCTTAGACGACTTTTCTCAACTTGTTGGGCATGAACCATTAACCTAGAAAGATTCATATTGTCATGAATCATGGTTGCACGacattcttcttcaagctcttcGGACACGCTTGTTACATAATGGCTCATCGCTTCCATAGCTTTGGAAACCAAAGTAGAAGCATATTTAGACAACTTAATGAACTTCAAGGAATATTCCTTAACACACATACCTCCttgacaaaggttgatgaactcctctacCTTAGCTTTTCTTTGTTCCCTTGGAAAGAATCTGTCAAGAAAGGCCTTTTCGAAGATCTCCCAAATCATGGGACCATCTCCTAAAACCCTACTATCCTTCCACAGATTGTACCATGTATGAACTACATCCTTAAGTTGATAGGCAGCAAGTTTAGACTTTTCCATAGTACTCACCCCCATTGCAAAGAAAATCTTATAGACCTCATCAAGGAaatcttgggggtcttcatcaactttCAATCCAAAGTACTTTGGAGGATCCATTCTCGTAAAGTCTCTTAAAAAACTAGCCGCAGTACTAACATGTTGATCCTATCGAGGTGTAACCTCCCTGTTAGCTTGAGCCGTGAAGGCTTGAGCTTGGGTGGTGATGTCTTGGTCCATTTGGAACAGGGATGCCCTCACCTCACCATCCGTCATAGACGGAGGATTCACCGGAACTTGATCATTTTCAGCAGCTTGCACTTCATGAGCATTTCGATTACCTTGGGGAATAGGTCCCACATTCTCAATATCTTCTCCTACTCTTCTCGCGACTTTCCGTCTTGTGTTCATCGCCTATATACACACGAAAGGAATTATAATCTAAAAGACACATAGTGTCAAAGCTCTAGAGGCACGATATAAGAGTATCAAGACAAGAGAAGTTACCGAACAATCACATAGCCTCTCAATCATAATTCTAGCACGCTTCACAACCATAAAAAAGACATTAGGTAATGTGGTTTAGTGACACATTGATACTAAGGATTTTTagcctcatgctctgatactaagtttgtcacACCCAGATTCTGGAATCCGAACGCGATCGGCGTGATGTTGCATACAAGCTCTTCTTagatttcatcacaatcatacagttaaatttgcggaaatgtttaaaacttttaatatactaATGTAGTATACTAAGACTTCATACATAAGGtttataaaaacatacatattctaaaactattgtCTCACCTATATAGTAACCATCTAAAGAGTGCAAATCTCAACTTAGCCAATAATAGTTAATATGACATATAGGTCTTattacaaaagaatccaaagaacataatGAAAATAGCATATTCTTAAAACTACTAAACCTTTATGTAAGCTAGAATATGAAATATAGCATCCCCGAACATGAAGACCTACCAAGACAtcgagaaagagttccaagcttcttcaaatcgACCTCCTTAAGCTTCGATAGCCGGAACCTATAGTTGTATTTATGTAAAGTAATGGAGTCAGTAAGCCACATGAActatgtatgggtatatgcacataaaacataaggacatgcatgaaaaactatcatttttaacatttattaaaattttagaaaacatGCCAAGccatataaaaatattcaatgcacataccatataacatatacTACATAAGGATTTCGTTGACATCAAACATGATCATAATTATAGGAATgttatcataaaatcaaattaacaattcatattcaattaattatataaacataacataaaatacactgaccaatgatcccatccccaacctacaagtggaatggtcatgtgaagccccataaccccacataaccaagtagataagataggagaccacaagtaaagctttgcttcatgtaaaaatataattcaataatatattaattataaagatCAATATTCACGTAAGAGTaaaatcatatatcataaacatataacTTTCGTATCATCATATTAgataagaacaatctcctaggacttcccttagagtcaacttgtgcaatgtctaggtagtgTCTCATACCACTACCTATACTAAAACAACTCCTTAAGTAAGCCTAGTCAGAGTTCGGTTACTTCTCTTTCGTTTTACAAGAGGGAACATACGCattaaacgacatagaccatgtgagctaaacatggaatcttgtgtcatgaaaccccacacctaATAAAAAGTGGTTTACCAGCCAAAGTAGAACATACATGACATAgttttctaggtggatccactagtaagtATCCTATGGTGTCaacatagttcaataactaGTAAATGTATGAGACCCATAGTTCCATATTACGTGGAAGCCTCAATATCATGAGAAtaattgtgaacctaccttcccctagggaagggacacttcCCATATCTAATTCATCggtgcttagcttaagtcccttttcttgaaataacctttaatttattcttcataaaaaaactTATCACAGGTCATAGAAGATTATATCCTTATATAACATGATCATGAGCTCTTTTAGATTAGATGAGAATTGTCCTTTAATCGTAACCCTTCATACGTGAGATTTACATGGCATAATCATCTTGTTTAAAGCATACAAGAGAGTATCATAACTTGcatattcatattcttatcATTATCTCATGATTTACATATTCATAGCCATAATATTAACATagcaacatcatacatacttccataacatagcatcaagaCTTATAGGCTAACATAAGCATCTTAGAGTAATTCcaattttagaagacttacctcttgcaTCCAAGAAACTTATTTATCATGCGATATTCATAGTAATACTTACTGAAATACTCAATGAAATAATCAAGAACAACCCATAAAATCATGTACAATATCAATACATAGTCATTAAAGGGTTCATTCAAACCTTAAATTCTAACCCTAACGCTTACATGTTATCACatcatataaaaaatcataCGAAACCGTAATATATGTAAGAACGTGATTCACACTAAATTCAAGCATAATTAGCAGCATATACTCAATAATTCATGCAAATTTAGATatagaaaacattttcttttcattgaaaaacataaatctAGGGTTAGAAAGAAAATCCCTTtcgtagagtaaaaaccctaaaattaaagtttttgaAAACTTATCTTGAAAGGACCTAGTGGGGAAAGGAATTCCAATAGTTAAAAACCATACCTTACAGATGAAGAATAAATGAAATCTTGATTGGAAACTTCAAGACCTTCATGttcttccttaagcttttcttgttcttcaatggagtttggaaaaAGAGAGCGTTCTTGAGAGACTAAGAGAATTTCGGTTGGTTCTATATTTGGGACATGTAATTGTGGTAtaagaatatataaaataattatatagacGTCCGAAGACTTACCCTAAAGAGCCTCCACTTAAATTATCTAAAATGCACCTCCTAGATTGACGAGACTTAGAAGAACACTTTTATTTAACCGAAATTATATCGCTTAGTGGTTTCGGTTATccagttaatttaattaattaattttctaatttaattaattcggtaacctagggtaattactaaagtacccataagttgttaggaccataaccaaccctttggaccatcctaggttaggtactacgaTGTTCcttagttagttacttgtctAGTGTAATGATTTAGTTTAAccatttaaactaattaattaagttgataatttaattaattaggtaacctatggtaattaataaagtacccctaagttgttagtaccataaccaaccctttggaccatcctaggttaggtactacgtTGTCTCTTAGTTTCTTGTCTTAATGTCACCAGattaggtcttaggttgtcgcGTCCGTTAGTTAGTTGTTTTTTGTTGGTACTAGGTTATTTAGTTAGTTAGGGGTGTTTTTTAGGACCTAGAATCATTTTAGCTTGGCCTCACGTGATCCTACACGCCTGCCCCCTAACCACCCTAACAGATTCGGTTGGGCTTGTCTCTTGGCCGTTTAACACATGTGCTTGCaaatgtgcttgcacatgtgatTCTACTCATTTCTTGTCCAAGAACCCTCACTATATACCTGGACACTTCTTAATATAcattatcattttaaatggttatgtgctatggtacctaggcttggcacttggatgcctcgtacctaatgtgtGTAGGCGAAGAAAATAAGAGTTACataattttagcttagggtcttcattgcaggtacaacacctaaacaagcttggattggGAAATTTGGTCATTAAAGTATATCTTAATAcctagaaattggctaacaccctttaatCCAATATTCTCTCACATGctcaatatttctcaatattgggcttTGGGAttcctatgtaccccaatacgaATCTTAAAATCTAATAGGTTCTtcacttgaaaaatatattttctgtgaacattattttaaacattattaaatatattaagctctagtctaagtcatggaATCTCAAGAGTGTTACACCCATAAACTTATttaatcaagtatcctcaacaagaaaacatgaccaatgtccaactttacatatcatggtatttaggtttacatttcatcatatatttacattaaagcccaaggcatattcataaatgaactaaccaacatatagtatcaacaatgtgacatggcaatcatatatacattatatattatcataacataaacatatataagaacctcctcctaagactccccttaAGGCTAACTAGaacaatgtttaggtagagtcccgtACCCCTATCTATACTAACCTAGACACCCTttggttatccaagttagagtttgAGTCATTTAATTCGTTTTACCTTTTTGGAACATCTTGCCCAAACCtatatagaccacatgagctagtgtggaatccggtgtcataaaaccctacaccggaagaaggcggactacttcccaaggtagtacaaaaacattaaacatagcaactacgtggatccaccagctagtattcctatgggggcaacatagtttaagaactgggagatttagttgggaccctctttatgtgtcatgcattgtagtctccaatctctagtgtaatgtagtgttcctaccttccctatgtagAAGGAACACTTTTCAAtttagttcactcggtgctaagctagagtcccttttttgaaatgtttttaagcctttaattatcaatcatagcttagtttaggtcatagggtctaccccttgtataaccatcatcatcaatagctcaataagaattgtatgagaataagtcctttcatcacaatccatgtgagtgaggttaacacattagcatttcatagcatatcaaggcacattgatagaTTTCACattccttatatcacatacaacttaatcaacctcacaacatagtcaagacatttcaatggaacgtcataccaccctataattctaatataacgcatactccaatgtaatatcatgacttaacaacaattaaacacaattggaaataaaaatggagattctaagacttaccaagtcttcctcatagtgtATCATCAAGCTCTTACGATCAACACATAACTTAACTCAATTTGGGGAGTTACATCATCACataatgataaccaataagataataaggtcaattgcatctctataacataATTCAACACTAGCTCACAACTTAAcacaagatacataggctaatttcacattacaattcataacctaaataacatctcaagaactagcttGATAGACCTATAATTaatcttaatatttatttataataacacCATAGCATAGTAATCTAACCAATAACCAATTCGATTGAATGATCACAGTTCAACATAGgtcaagatcataacctagggttagggattgaggatcatgttcttcaatttagaccaatcCATCAAAAAATTACCATAAACAAGTCAAATTACATGTTTATCtattcaatataacctaaagaaaatattaacaacttaattaataacttcaatttcttaattgaatgaaacccataagaaaactcagtttttgaaatctattttgaaggaaccttttaaggaaagagtctcaaaggtaaATAGAACTCAAACCTtgatatttgataaaaatttgatggtgaattcttCCCTATCCATCCCCAAACCTAATCATTTCTAGTCTTtaatggtgagttcaagtagagagaataaaagaaaaggaagataGTTTATTTGAGACTTGtctttagattaatgagggttgtGAGTATTTATATTGGGTCTTAAATCAACATAATTAGACTTCtttaacccctaattaaacaACCTAACTCCCTAACTATTTAAATGACACCAACTTAAATTAGGCAGAAAACTCAACCCTTACAAACGAAACCCCGAGCGATGGGCCGTCTGTGAGTTGACGATCCCTCAGCCC
The DNA window shown above is from Solanum lycopersicum chromosome 11, SLM_r2.1 and carries:
- the LOC138339283 gene encoding uncharacterized protein, translated to MDPPKYFGLKVDEDPQDFLDEVYKIFFAMGVSTMEKSKLAAYQLKDVVHTWYNLWKDSRVLGDGPMIWEIFEKAFLDRFFPREQRKAKVEEFINLCQGGMCVKEYSLKFIKLSKYASTLVSKAMEAMSHYVTSVSEELEEECRATMIHDNMNLSRLMVHAQQVEKSRLRKRNREVKKAKSFESGSSKSKLDVQDKPKFKKRF